A portion of the Acidisarcina polymorpha genome contains these proteins:
- a CDS encoding acyltransferase family protein — MNLHRYPSTTPRFHSLDSLRAGMMFLGIVLHGVLPYTGIRMWPVNDPTTHPIFWDAIVFAIHVFRMLLFFVLAGFFAHLLYERLGAAGFLYHRTKRILLPFAIGWLALYLPTIIGVQYGIHVRDPHPWVEVSHYFSSGLFLSQSYTMHLWFLYYLYCSYLLCLAILILTPSQLRTRLQQPITMSFRAVTNSRWRAFILAVPTCALLYVSPIASFGAPEGWLPTIIDLATYGYFFAFGWYLFAEIDLLLRLQQHAVTHLTIAFVLGPIAFRLHGLLRHEPRVHIPLIAMTAIICWCLIIGLIGIGNRYWNGGSPHVRYFADASYWVYLVHYPLVIWLQIALLFFHMPVILKFILVISATTVLSLASYHLFVRYTLIGKLLNGTRHRTTGATVECPTVT, encoded by the coding sequence TTGAACCTACATCGTTACCCAAGCACCACGCCTAGGTTCCACTCGCTCGATAGTCTTCGTGCGGGGATGATGTTCCTCGGCATCGTATTACATGGAGTCCTGCCGTACACTGGAATTCGCATGTGGCCGGTGAACGACCCGACTACGCATCCTATATTTTGGGATGCCATCGTCTTTGCTATACATGTTTTTCGGATGCTTCTATTCTTTGTTTTGGCAGGTTTCTTCGCACACCTCCTCTACGAACGTCTAGGAGCGGCGGGTTTCCTTTATCACCGCACCAAGAGGATCCTGCTGCCTTTTGCCATCGGATGGCTGGCGCTCTACCTGCCGACTATCATTGGCGTCCAGTATGGGATCCACGTGCGTGATCCGCACCCCTGGGTAGAGGTATCGCATTATTTCAGCTCTGGGTTATTTCTGTCCCAGTCCTACACAATGCACCTGTGGTTTCTCTATTACTTGTACTGTTCTTACCTTCTCTGCCTCGCTATTTTGATTCTCACGCCGTCTCAGCTCAGAACCCGGCTGCAACAACCAATCACGATGAGCTTCCGGGCAGTAACAAATTCGCGATGGCGAGCATTCATTTTAGCCGTGCCTACCTGTGCACTTCTATATGTCTCGCCCATCGCATCTTTCGGAGCTCCCGAGGGCTGGTTGCCGACGATCATAGATCTTGCCACCTATGGATATTTTTTCGCGTTCGGTTGGTACTTATTTGCCGAGATCGATTTATTATTACGGTTACAGCAGCATGCCGTAACTCACCTAACGATCGCGTTCGTGTTGGGCCCGATAGCATTTAGATTGCACGGCTTGCTCCGGCACGAGCCTCGAGTTCACATTCCCCTGATCGCCATGACCGCGATTATTTGTTGGTGCTTAATCATCGGGCTTATTGGTATAGGGAACCGCTATTGGAACGGCGGCAGCCCTCATGTGCGCTATTTCGCCGACGCCTCCTACTGGGTATATCTGGTCCACTACCCTCTCGTGATCTGGCTGCAGATAGCTTTGTTATTCTTCCATATGCCTGTGATACTAAAGTTTATTTTAGTCATCTCGGCCACCACCGTGCTCAGCCTGGCAAGTTATCATCTCTTTGTGCGCTATACGCTCATAGGTAAGCTGTTGAATGGCACCCGACATCGCACCACTGGCGCGACGGTCGAATGTCCCACCGTAACTTAG
- a CDS encoding META domain-containing protein — MFPKLLLTWVAGLAVAGSSGNAQTQAPPPDNRIPESSSASSRLSVTETQWNLVELNGSPVSSRSPGSQPYIYLQTQGDKLSGSGGCNRLFGSFDLSGSSLQFHSVAQTLMACPGNSAERESALLDALKLTTSFQVSGDVLLLRVDDRVLARFQAKKK, encoded by the coding sequence GTGTTTCCGAAGCTTCTATTGACGTGGGTGGCCGGTCTCGCGGTCGCCGGCTCTTCGGGGAATGCACAGACGCAGGCGCCGCCGCCGGATAACAGAATTCCTGAGAGCTCCTCGGCCTCCTCAAGATTGAGCGTGACCGAGACCCAGTGGAATCTGGTGGAATTAAATGGCAGTCCAGTAAGCTCCAGGTCTCCTGGAAGTCAGCCATATATATATTTGCAGACGCAAGGGGATAAGTTGAGCGGATCCGGGGGCTGCAACCGGTTGTTCGGGTCGTTCGATCTCAGTGGAAGCTCACTCCAGTTCCACTCCGTCGCGCAAACGCTGATGGCGTGTCCGGGGAACTCCGCCGAGCGTGAGTCCGCCTTGCTCGACGCGCTTAAGTTGACCACCAGCTTTCAAGTCTCGGGAGACGTTCTCCTGCTTCGCGTGGACGATCGGGTACTGGCTCGATTCCAGGCGAAAAAGAAGTAG
- a CDS encoding type IV pilin protein, which produces MTRSAERRRQHEGGFTLMELLIVISIMLILMLIAIPNFSSMKSQANETSAIQSLRAIYQSQIQYQTNYPAQGFACALSTLGGAASSGAPSPQSAQVLQSDLASGQKSGYTFSIGNCTKVNVNNQDMYTSYEAFAVPQAIGKTGHRGFCIDQQGEIKADPAGGTNCTQPLQ; this is translated from the coding sequence ATGACCCGCTCCGCCGAGCGCCGCCGCCAGCACGAAGGCGGCTTCACATTAATGGAATTGCTGATCGTTATTTCGATCATGCTGATCCTCATGCTTATAGCGATTCCCAATTTCTCCAGTATGAAGAGCCAGGCCAATGAGACGTCTGCCATCCAGTCGCTCCGCGCCATTTATCAGTCGCAAATTCAATATCAAACCAACTATCCCGCGCAAGGTTTTGCCTGTGCTTTGAGTACGTTAGGCGGGGCAGCCTCTTCCGGAGCGCCAAGTCCGCAAAGCGCTCAGGTGTTGCAAAGCGATCTTGCCAGCGGGCAAAAGAGCGGCTACACCTTCAGCATCGGAAATTGCACCAAGGTCAACGTAAACAATCAGGATATGTACACCAGCTACGAAGCGTTCGCTGTACCGCAAGCGATCGGCAAGACGGGCCATCGTGGATTTTGCATCGACCAGCAGGGTGAGATCAAGGCTGACCCGGCCGGCGGCACGAACTGTACCCAGCCCTTGCAGTGA
- a CDS encoding S9 family peptidase produces the protein MALFLPQGCILLAQRPGGDLPPAAAKSPGIGIEDVCAAAVPPESQGKQFWWSPDSGNIVYFKSLDSGFGLRLELDGVDSLGKQPTVLLNQSQIDHLFPATAKGDKGTMAPPPREKVGLEWSPDSAGLLLHSDRSIVWLDRKTLQTRTLISGEEVIGDVQLSPDGHWVGFVRQHNLWMISTAGGQAREITHGGTEILRRGELDWMYPDSLGTRHGYEWSPDSRQIAYYEFNLKGVALYTPPFQPDEDGPAETIDYPTPGTANPTVRVLVLNVAAKSTPVAINTGTEKDIYLPRMKWLPDSKRLAVERLNRAQTKLELLIADTHTGTARTILTDTDPYWINLSDILYFSKSTPQFLWSNEKSGYRHLFLYDLDGKLVRQLTDGKWEVTSLNAVNEKDGIIYYTSTEKSSLDRQLYSVRFEGGNTGNNEAKRITGESGTHEAIFAPNAAAFVDRFSTVVKPWIRTVYQLGSQTESIAAAKVFVLDNSRVRSPMKPALQQVDFITIKSHDGIEMNASMIRPPGFTAAKKYPAVIYIYGGPGRQAVHDTWEGDVSIWNQMLAQRGFIVLALDNRGTAGRGHIYEEYIHQRFEGQEITDLKDAVHFFQALPYIDPERLGIWGEGFGGAITINAMLHAPLFFKAGFAVAPVVDWFQQDSAYAERYLGDPVQNQDGYLSSSPLDYSKFLKGSLLVAHGAGNLKIHPDQSMELQSELVQARKYAEISLYPGQTRIVDKPAACSVLYQRATEFFGKNL, from the coding sequence TTGGCATTGTTTCTTCCGCAAGGCTGCATTCTTCTCGCTCAGCGCCCCGGGGGAGATCTGCCTCCCGCCGCCGCGAAATCGCCCGGCATCGGTATCGAGGACGTTTGCGCTGCGGCCGTGCCTCCAGAGTCCCAGGGCAAGCAATTCTGGTGGAGTCCCGATAGCGGCAATATCGTCTACTTTAAGTCGCTCGATAGTGGATTTGGCCTTCGCCTCGAACTCGATGGAGTGGACTCACTCGGCAAGCAGCCAACCGTTTTGCTGAACCAAAGCCAGATCGACCATCTCTTCCCCGCCACGGCGAAGGGTGATAAGGGCACGATGGCTCCACCTCCTCGGGAGAAGGTTGGCTTGGAGTGGAGCCCTGACAGCGCCGGCCTTCTGCTGCACAGCGATCGAAGTATAGTCTGGCTGGATCGGAAGACCCTGCAGACTCGCACCTTGATCTCCGGCGAAGAAGTAATTGGGGACGTGCAGCTTTCTCCCGACGGCCACTGGGTGGGTTTTGTTCGCCAGCACAACCTGTGGATGATCAGCACTGCGGGAGGCCAAGCCCGAGAGATCACTCATGGCGGAACCGAGATCCTTCGCCGCGGTGAACTGGACTGGATGTATCCGGACTCACTCGGTACCCGGCACGGATACGAGTGGTCGCCCGATTCACGGCAAATCGCTTATTACGAGTTCAACCTCAAAGGAGTGGCCCTTTATACCCCACCTTTTCAGCCGGACGAAGACGGCCCGGCAGAAACGATTGACTACCCAACCCCGGGAACGGCCAACCCGACGGTTCGTGTCCTGGTCCTCAACGTGGCCGCTAAGTCGACGCCCGTGGCAATCAATACGGGTACCGAAAAAGACATTTACCTCCCACGGATGAAATGGCTCCCGGATAGCAAGCGACTGGCGGTCGAGCGTCTGAATCGTGCGCAAACAAAGCTTGAGCTACTTATAGCTGACACACACACCGGCACGGCCCGAACCATCTTGACTGACACCGACCCGTATTGGATCAACCTCAGCGATATTCTTTACTTCTCGAAGAGTACGCCACAGTTCCTTTGGTCGAATGAAAAGTCCGGCTATCGCCACCTCTTTCTTTACGATCTTGATGGCAAACTGGTGCGTCAACTCACGGACGGCAAATGGGAGGTCACCTCGCTCAATGCTGTCAATGAGAAGGACGGCATCATCTACTACACTTCAACCGAAAAGAGCTCGCTTGATCGGCAGCTGTACTCGGTGAGGTTTGAGGGCGGTAACACCGGCAACAATGAGGCCAAACGCATCACCGGGGAAAGCGGGACCCATGAAGCGATCTTCGCGCCGAATGCTGCCGCATTCGTCGATCGTTTCTCGACCGTCGTCAAACCGTGGATACGGACGGTATACCAGCTCGGCTCCCAGACCGAGTCCATCGCTGCCGCCAAGGTTTTTGTGCTCGACAACAGCAGGGTGCGCAGTCCCATGAAACCGGCGCTGCAACAAGTCGATTTCATCACCATCAAAAGCCACGACGGCATCGAGATGAACGCCTCGATGATCAGGCCTCCGGGCTTTACCGCAGCGAAAAAATATCCCGCCGTGATCTATATCTACGGAGGCCCGGGACGGCAGGCCGTTCACGATACGTGGGAAGGCGACGTGTCGATATGGAACCAGATGTTGGCTCAGCGAGGATTTATCGTTCTCGCGCTAGACAATCGCGGCACTGCCGGCCGCGGGCACATCTACGAAGAATACATTCACCAGCGATTTGAGGGTCAGGAGATTACCGACCTTAAGGACGCCGTTCACTTCTTCCAGGCACTCCCCTACATTGATCCGGAGCGGCTCGGCATCTGGGGGGAAGGCTTCGGCGGCGCAATCACGATTAATGCCATGCTCCATGCCCCGCTGTTCTTCAAGGCGGGCTTCGCAGTGGCGCCGGTCGTCGATTGGTTCCAGCAAGACTCCGCCTATGCGGAGCGCTACCTTGGCGATCCCGTGCAAAACCAGGATGGATACCTTTCTTCTTCTCCGCTGGATTACTCCAAGTTCCTCAAGGGGAGCCTGCTGGTTGCTCATGGCGCGGGGAATCTTAAGATTCATCCGGACCAATCCATGGAACTGCAGAGCGAATTAGTGCAAGCGCGCAAATATGCCGAGATTTCCCTCTATCCCGGGCAGACCCGGATCGTCGACAAACCGGCCGCCTGTTCGGTGCTCTATCAACGCGCCACGGAGTTCTTCGGAAAAAATTTGTAA
- the lolA gene encoding outer membrane lipoprotein chaperone LolA: protein MPGFRLARMRLLQSVGKFKTGNLGGDSAPSVRYCALGFEARRSIGLLLLCAALALSRQSWSEEHQPLELSASVLAARVDHHYNALHSLRVNFSQEYDGMGQHRRESGMLLLKKPGRMKWSYAHPPGKLFVLDGKDAYFYSPGQSEVQRVSAKKLDDLRSPLRFLLGHAELAKELQDLRITHHDEAYELTGVPRNMEQRVSSLQFTLAEDGTIQGIKIEEMDGSTSTFSFSDEQANPAATDADFSFHAPQGTVIVEGLPPS from the coding sequence TTGCCGGGTTTTCGTCTTGCGCGGATGCGGCTGCTCCAATCCGTCGGCAAGTTCAAGACGGGCAACTTGGGCGGTGATAGCGCACCTTCCGTCCGCTACTGCGCTTTAGGATTCGAAGCCAGGCGATCCATTGGGCTTCTTCTGCTCTGCGCCGCCCTTGCTCTTTCTCGGCAGTCCTGGTCTGAAGAACACCAACCCCTCGAACTCAGCGCCTCAGTTCTTGCAGCGCGGGTTGATCATCACTACAACGCCCTTCACTCCCTTCGGGTCAACTTTTCACAAGAGTATGACGGCATGGGCCAGCACCGGCGGGAGAGCGGGATGCTCCTGCTCAAGAAACCCGGACGCATGAAGTGGAGCTATGCGCACCCCCCCGGCAAGCTGTTTGTCCTCGACGGCAAGGACGCTTATTTTTATTCGCCGGGACAGTCGGAGGTACAACGAGTCTCGGCGAAGAAGCTCGACGACTTGCGCTCTCCGCTGCGCTTTCTTCTCGGTCATGCCGAATTGGCCAAGGAGCTTCAGGATCTTCGGATCACGCATCACGATGAAGCTTATGAACTCACCGGCGTTCCCAGGAACATGGAGCAACGAGTCTCTTCGCTGCAATTTACTTTGGCGGAGGATGGGACCATCCAGGGAATCAAGATCGAGGAGATGGACGGATCCACGTCGACATTCTCTTTCAGCGATGAACAAGCGAACCCCGCCGCGACCGATGCCGATTTCAGCTTCCATGCTCCTCAGGGAACGGTGATCGTCGAGGGGCTGCCTCCGTCCTGA
- the rlmN gene encoding 23S rRNA (adenine(2503)-C(2))-methyltransferase RlmN — protein MQTEGMPPKAPNRLQVETDEDNLAGAPDGNSGFSILDVPQAPAVNSLFGLSIEQLTNICGKFATPAYRAKQLSDALYRGWIEHLDQLTTWPKELRERLIDAGYQVGRPKIVQTFRSKDGTERYLIAGEDEKTVETVWMPDGDDGESGDGSDAGVEELSTGEAEHHRATICISSQIGCAVNCQFCLTAKLGIQRNLSAGEIAGQVVAVLKLQGVKIGRDRINLVFMGMGEPFLNYDAFMDAVRLLVAEVGIAESRMTVSTSGIVPGILRFAAERIRPKLAISLNAPNDEVRERIMPVTRKWAIGDVIDAARQVPLRSKERLTFEYVLLRGVNDRQEQAEEVARLLRRANVPAKVNLIVWNPGPGVEFDKPEAGSVAAFQQQLIRSGIPTFVRKPRGLDIFAACGQLKRTVS, from the coding sequence ATGCAGACTGAAGGAATGCCACCCAAAGCGCCAAACCGCTTACAAGTTGAAACGGACGAGGACAATCTTGCGGGCGCACCGGATGGGAACAGCGGCTTCTCTATTTTAGACGTTCCACAGGCTCCGGCGGTGAATTCCCTGTTTGGGCTTTCGATTGAGCAACTTACGAATATATGTGGAAAATTCGCCACACCTGCCTATCGGGCAAAGCAGCTTTCTGATGCGCTCTACCGGGGTTGGATCGAGCATCTGGACCAGCTCACCACCTGGCCGAAAGAGCTACGGGAGCGCCTCATCGACGCCGGATACCAGGTAGGCCGGCCAAAGATCGTTCAGACCTTCCGGTCGAAGGATGGAACCGAGCGCTACCTGATCGCAGGGGAAGACGAAAAGACGGTGGAGACGGTTTGGATGCCAGATGGAGACGACGGCGAGTCCGGAGACGGTTCCGATGCCGGTGTGGAAGAGCTAAGCACTGGCGAAGCGGAGCATCACCGCGCGACCATTTGCATCTCCAGCCAGATAGGCTGCGCGGTCAACTGTCAGTTCTGCCTCACTGCAAAGCTGGGGATTCAACGCAACCTCTCTGCCGGAGAGATTGCCGGGCAAGTGGTCGCCGTCCTGAAGCTTCAGGGGGTCAAGATCGGTCGCGACCGGATCAATCTGGTCTTTATGGGAATGGGCGAGCCATTTCTAAATTACGACGCGTTCATGGATGCCGTGCGGCTGCTGGTCGCTGAGGTCGGAATTGCCGAATCGCGGATGACGGTTTCCACCTCAGGCATCGTTCCAGGGATTCTTCGCTTCGCAGCTGAGCGGATCCGGCCGAAGCTGGCAATCTCGTTGAATGCTCCAAACGACGAAGTTCGCGAACGCATTATGCCGGTAACCCGCAAGTGGGCCATTGGCGATGTGATCGACGCCGCCCGCCAAGTGCCCCTCCGGTCGAAAGAACGGTTGACCTTCGAATATGTCCTGCTTCGAGGGGTTAATGACCGGCAGGAGCAGGCGGAGGAAGTGGCGCGGCTTCTACGCCGAGCAAATGTCCCGGCCAAGGTTAATCTCATCGTGTGGAATCCCGGACCGGGGGTCGAATTTGATAAGCCAGAGGCCGGCAGCGTCGCTGCCTTTCAACAGCAGCTGATTCGCTCGGGCATTCCCACTTTCGTGCGCAAGCCTCGAGGATTGGATATCTTTGCCGCGTGCGGACAACTCAAGCGAACGGTCAGTTAG
- a CDS encoding oxygenase MpaB family protein, with product MMSDADLPITRETFESLCAWVGDREADPKGGIFGPESISWKVNREAALFLGAGRAALLQLAHPWVAAALDQHSNLRNDPLERFHNTFRVIFTMVFGTRAQALAASRHLYQLHSHIEGELPESAAAYSRGSRYQANEANALCWVYSTLVESALIAYESVLPALPPNERESYYTESKTMAALFGIPGELLPRDWEAFERYNLAMLASGKLGVNTLSRELSQRILHGRGSWIPIPGWYCALTAAWMPAPLRDAFELDFGPNEQAAARRAFARLPQIYPRLPRFLRFVGPYREAIRRLQGRKPGLLVQVSNRFWMGQRHTMFRGEM from the coding sequence ATGATGAGCGATGCAGATCTGCCGATTACGCGAGAAACATTTGAGTCGCTGTGTGCCTGGGTTGGTGACCGCGAGGCAGATCCTAAAGGAGGCATCTTTGGACCCGAATCGATCAGCTGGAAGGTCAATCGAGAGGCTGCGCTGTTTCTCGGCGCCGGGCGGGCAGCATTGCTGCAGTTGGCTCATCCCTGGGTAGCTGCAGCGCTCGACCAGCATTCCAACTTAAGAAACGACCCGCTTGAGCGATTCCACAACACCTTCCGGGTCATCTTCACTATGGTGTTCGGCACCCGCGCTCAGGCGCTGGCCGCCTCCAGGCATTTGTATCAGCTGCATTCCCACATTGAAGGAGAACTGCCCGAGTCGGCTGCGGCCTATTCTCGTGGATCGCGCTACCAGGCCAACGAGGCAAACGCGCTTTGCTGGGTTTATTCCACCTTGGTTGAGAGTGCGCTCATTGCCTACGAAAGCGTGCTTCCGGCCTTACCGCCTAACGAGCGAGAGAGCTACTACACAGAGAGCAAGACCATGGCCGCTCTCTTCGGCATTCCCGGCGAACTTCTGCCGCGGGATTGGGAAGCCTTCGAGCGCTACAATCTCGCAATGTTGGCGTCGGGTAAACTCGGCGTCAATACGCTTTCCCGGGAACTATCGCAGCGCATTCTGCACGGCCGCGGCTCCTGGATCCCCATCCCGGGTTGGTATTGCGCGCTCACGGCGGCGTGGATGCCCGCACCCCTTCGCGATGCCTTTGAGTTGGACTTCGGGCCAAACGAGCAGGCGGCAGCACGCCGGGCGTTTGCCCGACTGCCGCAAATTTACCCGAGATTGCCGCGATTTTTGAGGTTTGTGGGTCCGTATCGGGAAGCAATTCGGCGGTTGCAAGGTCGTAAGCCAGGGCTGCTGGTGCAGGTGAGCAATCGTTTCTGGATGGGCCAGCGGCACACCATGTTTCGCGGCGAGATGTAA
- a CDS encoding nucleotide disphospho-sugar-binding domain-containing protein: protein MSGLARELDSLGHTVCAIGLEDQEPWFRAAGIEFVSACIQDFPHGEVERRYHPIRTMFGLDVVREAASVACDVGIGVLKDGERAVRVSRADALILDSCARGFEMVAMNLGIPFAHLSAQVHEDYSGGTPPCYFDWGPDASMEAIARNKAGVRSLLQLAGPGRAAALKYLSERGITPDLSTAYPFLSKQAWITQVPKEFDFASPLWPEQLFHAGLISPPEVSTTTEFPWERLTGDPFIYVTMGTMLNGSAERLRLVVQAAQAKGRQVVVSTGPYLQPDDLGELAENTITVSYAPQIDLLKLADLCITHGGLNTVLESLYHGVPLVVLPIGFDQPGVAARVAHFGVGRFLNTQTPDRDVLAAMIEEVLGDPSYRNAARRMQEKIAWQNGAQRAARHLHDVMQR from the coding sequence ATGTCTGGACTCGCCAGGGAGCTCGACTCGCTTGGTCATACAGTATGCGCAATCGGTTTAGAAGACCAGGAACCATGGTTTCGCGCGGCCGGAATCGAGTTTGTATCGGCGTGTATCCAGGACTTTCCACACGGCGAAGTCGAGCGACGCTATCACCCTATCCGCACGATGTTTGGTTTAGATGTCGTTCGTGAGGCAGCGTCCGTCGCGTGTGATGTAGGCATTGGGGTTCTCAAGGACGGGGAAAGAGCTGTTCGAGTAAGCAGGGCCGACGCGCTAATTCTCGACTCCTGTGCCCGAGGATTTGAAATGGTTGCGATGAATCTAGGTATTCCATTTGCCCACCTCTCTGCTCAGGTTCATGAAGACTACAGTGGAGGAACCCCCCCTTGTTACTTCGATTGGGGACCGGACGCTAGCATGGAAGCGATTGCAAGGAACAAAGCAGGTGTTCGGTCGCTCCTGCAACTTGCCGGCCCTGGTCGAGCTGCAGCTCTTAAATACCTTAGCGAAAGGGGCATAACGCCCGATCTCTCCACGGCCTATCCGTTTCTTTCGAAACAGGCATGGATTACTCAAGTACCTAAAGAATTCGATTTCGCCAGCCCGCTTTGGCCCGAGCAACTATTCCATGCGGGGCTCATCAGCCCACCTGAGGTCAGTACCACGACTGAATTCCCTTGGGAAAGGCTCACGGGCGATCCATTCATTTACGTAACGATGGGAACTATGCTGAATGGTTCAGCGGAACGGCTACGGCTCGTGGTACAAGCTGCTCAAGCAAAGGGCAGGCAAGTAGTCGTTTCTACGGGACCATATCTTCAGCCGGATGATCTCGGAGAGCTGGCGGAAAACACGATCACCGTATCGTATGCACCGCAAATAGATCTCCTCAAACTAGCTGATCTATGTATCACCCACGGGGGCCTGAACACAGTACTGGAATCCCTCTACCACGGGGTGCCTCTCGTTGTCCTTCCTATTGGCTTTGATCAGCCGGGGGTGGCGGCAAGAGTCGCCCACTTCGGAGTGGGCAGATTTCTAAATACTCAGACACCTGATCGAGATGTACTTGCCGCAATGATAGAGGAAGTGTTGGGCGATCCATCTTATAGGAATGCGGCTCGAAGAATGCAAGAGAAGATTGCATGGCAGAATGGAGCTCAACGCGCAGCGAGACATCTACATGATGTAATGCAGCGTTAG
- a CDS encoding M16 family metallopeptidase has translation MINERNIRRTVLPNGLTILTERMEHVRSVAMGMWVRAGSRHELPEVNGISHFVEHMVFKGTKSRSAQHIAREVDAIGGNLDAFTGKETVCFNIKVLDEHVPPALDVLSDLVLNPVFANEDISRERGVILEEIKMDEDNPDYLVHEIFTQNFWKDHPLGKPILGTKETVRRFEQDTLFDYYGQRFVGGNMIFSAAGNLEHDAFVEKVVRRFESVLPGNHEGGDAAPKTAARISLRNKKSLEQVQLCLGVPSQPIAHEQRYVTLILNTVLGGGMSSRLFQTVREERGLAYSIYSDLNPYRDTGSLCVYAGTSSSKAVQVIELVMTEFRRLKEELLPADELRRAKDQLKGNILLSLESSMSRMSNLARQEMYFQYFFGMQEILDKIEAVTAEQVMEMAQSIFRPEEVAVTLLGRLDGLKLTRRELAC, from the coding sequence ATGATCAACGAACGCAACATACGACGTACTGTTTTGCCGAATGGCTTGACCATTCTGACCGAACGCATGGAGCATGTTCGCTCCGTCGCCATGGGAATGTGGGTCCGTGCTGGTTCCCGTCACGAATTGCCGGAAGTGAATGGCATCTCCCACTTCGTCGAGCACATGGTTTTCAAAGGGACCAAGTCGAGGAGCGCCCAACACATTGCCCGCGAAGTCGACGCCATCGGGGGCAATCTGGATGCCTTCACTGGCAAAGAGACCGTCTGCTTTAACATTAAGGTGCTCGACGAGCACGTTCCGCCGGCGCTCGATGTGCTGTCCGACCTGGTGCTTAACCCGGTTTTCGCGAACGAGGACATCTCTCGCGAACGTGGCGTCATCCTCGAAGAGATCAAGATGGACGAGGACAACCCCGACTATCTGGTTCACGAAATTTTCACCCAGAATTTCTGGAAGGACCATCCCTTAGGCAAGCCGATCCTCGGGACCAAGGAGACGGTGCGCCGTTTTGAGCAGGACACTCTTTTTGACTACTACGGGCAGCGGTTCGTCGGCGGGAACATGATCTTTTCCGCAGCCGGCAACCTCGAACATGACGCCTTCGTCGAGAAGGTCGTGCGCCGCTTCGAGTCAGTCTTGCCGGGAAACCATGAAGGCGGCGATGCGGCGCCAAAGACGGCGGCCCGGATCAGCCTGCGCAATAAGAAATCCTTGGAGCAGGTCCAACTATGCCTTGGCGTTCCGTCGCAGCCGATCGCTCACGAACAACGCTACGTCACCCTGATCCTGAACACTGTGCTCGGCGGCGGCATGAGCTCCAGGCTTTTTCAGACCGTACGCGAAGAGCGTGGCCTGGCCTATTCGATCTACAGCGACCTGAATCCATATCGGGATACCGGCTCACTGTGCGTCTATGCGGGAACTTCCTCATCCAAGGCAGTCCAGGTCATCGAGCTCGTCATGACCGAATTCCGCCGTCTCAAAGAAGAGCTGCTGCCTGCCGACGAACTGAGGCGCGCAAAGGACCAGCTGAAGGGAAATATTCTGCTGTCGCTCGAAAGCTCCATGTCGCGCATGTCCAATCTGGCGCGCCAGGAGATGTATTTCCAATATTTCTTCGGCATGCAGGAGATCCTGGACAAGATCGAAGCAGTCACTGCTGAACAGGTGATGGAAATGGCGCAATCGATCTTCAGGCCGGAAGAGGTGGCGGTGACATTACTGGGTAGACTCGACGGGTTGAAGCTGACGCGGAGGGAATTAGCCTGCTAA
- the crcB gene encoding fluoride efflux transporter CrcB, whose protein sequence is MKFVWVAIGGALGSLARYTLGAWIYSRMGTRFPYGTFVINITGCFVIGLALSILDAHTELPSAWRLAVPIGFVGAYTTFSTFEFETFRAAQENPAIALLYVGSSVVLGYGAVYLGIQTSKLFG, encoded by the coding sequence ATGAAATTCGTCTGGGTAGCCATCGGCGGCGCGCTTGGATCGCTTGCCCGCTACACATTGGGAGCCTGGATCTACAGCCGCATGGGGACACGCTTTCCCTATGGGACTTTCGTGATTAACATCACGGGCTGTTTCGTTATTGGCCTGGCGCTCTCGATCCTGGATGCGCACACTGAGCTGCCCAGCGCCTGGCGTCTTGCCGTACCGATCGGGTTCGTCGGCGCTTACACGACCTTCTCTACCTTTGAGTTTGAGACCTTTCGAGCAGCACAAGAAAACCCGGCGATCGCTCTCCTCTACGTCGGATCGAGCGTTGTTCTTGGATATGGAGCGGTTTACCTCGGGATCCAGACAAGTAAGCTTTTTGGGTAA